One window from the genome of Helicobacter pylori encodes:
- a CDS encoding ABC transporter ATP-binding protein: MKLLEIKELKKSYAIDRGLFKPKRVIHALNGISFEVEQNEVLSIVGESGCGKSTTAKILAGIERQDSGAIYFNGKRHLHFSKQDWFDYRKKVQMIFQDPYSSLNPRWKVGEIIAEPLLLNSHFSKKEIKAKVLEIMQKVGLKLEWIDRYPHQFSGGQRQRIGIARALILHPSVVICDEPVSALDVSIQAQVLNLLLDLQKEMGLTYIFISHDLGVVEHISDKIIVMNQGQIVETGDVDSVISAPKHPYTQKLLNAVPHLEKSMQRFAK, translated from the coding sequence ATGAAGCTCTTAGAAATTAAAGAATTGAAAAAATCCTATGCGATAGACAGGGGGTTATTCAAGCCTAAAAGAGTGATTCATGCACTCAATGGGATCAGTTTTGAAGTGGAACAAAATGAAGTTTTAAGCATTGTGGGGGAGAGCGGTTGCGGGAAAAGCACGACAGCTAAAATTTTAGCCGGGATTGAAAGGCAAGATAGCGGGGCGATTTATTTCAATGGCAAGCGCCATTTGCATTTTAGCAAACAGGATTGGTTTGATTACCGCAAAAAGGTGCAAATGATTTTTCAAGATCCTTATTCTAGCCTAAACCCTCGCTGGAAAGTGGGCGAGATCATCGCTGAACCCTTGCTGTTAAATTCTCATTTTTCAAAAAAAGAAATCAAAGCAAAAGTGCTAGAGATCATGCAAAAAGTGGGCTTGAAATTAGAATGGATCGATCGTTACCCCCACCAATTTTCAGGCGGTCAAAGGCAACGAATCGGCATTGCTAGGGCGCTCATTTTGCATCCTAGCGTGGTGATTTGCGATGAGCCTGTGTCTGCGCTAGATGTGTCCATTCAAGCGCAAGTGCTGAATTTGCTCTTGGATTTGCAAAAAGAAATGGGGCTGACTTATATTTTTATCAGCCATGATTTAGGGGTGGTGGAGCATATTAGCGATAAAATCATCGTGATGAATCAAGGGCAAATCGTAGAAACGGGGGATGTGGATAGCGTGATAAGCGCTCCAAAGCACCCTTATACGCAGAAATTACTCAATGCGGTGCCGCATTTGGAAAAATCCATGCAAAGATTTGCCAAATAA
- the obgE gene encoding GTPase ObgE encodes MFVDSVEIIIASGKGGPGMVSFRREKFVIKGGPDGGDGGDGGDVYFEVDNNTDTLANFRGTKHHKAKNGAPGGTRNCAGKKGEDKIIVVPPGTQVFVGDTLWLDLVEPKKRVLALKGGKGGLGNAHFKSATKQQPTYAQKGLEGVEKCVRLELKLIADIGLVGFPNAGKSTLISTISNAKPKIANYEFTTLVPNLGVVSVDEKSGFLMADIPGIIEGASEGKGLGISFLKHIERTKVLAFVLDASRLDLGIKEQYQRLRLELEKFSPTLANKPFGVLLNKCDVVENIDEMTKDFCAFLNLGAQKLNAFDLEPYLGFLHPNLTSDFENNPNEQSALFVLPLSAVSALNTHALKFVLLEALP; translated from the coding sequence GTGTTTGTAGATAGCGTGGAAATCATCATCGCTTCGGGTAAGGGGGGGCCTGGAATGGTGAGTTTTAGGCGAGAAAAGTTTGTCATCAAAGGAGGCCCTGATGGGGGCGATGGGGGCGATGGGGGCGATGTGTATTTTGAAGTGGATAACAATACCGACACTCTAGCGAATTTTAGAGGCACCAAACACCATAAGGCTAAAAACGGGGCTCCAGGAGGCACACGAAATTGCGCGGGCAAAAAGGGCGAAGACAAAATTATTGTCGTGCCGCCAGGAACGCAAGTTTTTGTAGGTGATACATTATGGCTTGATTTAGTGGAACCTAAAAAAAGGGTGCTAGCCTTAAAAGGAGGCAAGGGGGGGTTAGGGAATGCGCATTTTAAAAGCGCAACTAAACAACAACCCACTTACGCGCAAAAAGGCTTGGAGGGGGTTGAAAAATGCGTGCGTTTGGAATTAAAACTCATCGCTGATATAGGGTTAGTGGGCTTCCCTAATGCGGGTAAATCCACGCTCATTTCCACCATCTCTAACGCTAAACCTAAAATCGCTAACTATGAATTTACGACTTTAGTGCCTAATTTAGGGGTTGTGAGCGTGGATGAAAAAAGCGGATTTCTAATGGCGGATATTCCTGGCATTATTGAAGGGGCTAGCGAGGGAAAAGGCTTAGGGATTAGCTTTTTAAAGCACATTGAACGCACCAAAGTTCTAGCCTTTGTTTTAGACGCTTCTAGGTTAGATTTGGGTATTAAAGAGCAATACCAACGCTTGAGATTGGAGTTGGAAAAATTTTCACCCACTCTGGCCAACAAGCCTTTTGGGGTGTTACTCAATAAATGCGATGTTGTAGAAAACATTGATGAGATGACTAAAGATTTTTGTGCCTTTTTAAATTTGGGAGCACAAAAATTAAATGCGTTTGATTTAGAGCCGTATTTAGGGTTTTTGCACCCCAATTTAACCAGCGATTTTGAAAATAACCCTAATGAACAATCAGCGCTCTTTGTTTTACCCCTTTCAGCGGTTAGCGCTCTTAATACGCATGCGCTTAAATTTGTGTTGTTGGAAGCGTTACCCTAA
- a CDS encoding alginate lyase family protein — translation MKRFVLFLSFMFVCVCVQAYAEQDYFFRDFKSRDLPQKLHLDKKLSQTIQPCAQLNASKHYTFTGVREPDVCTKSFKKSALMSYDLALGYWVSKNKPYGLKAIEILNAWAKELQSVDTYQSEDNINFYMPYMNMAYWFVKKAFPSPEYEDFIKRMRQYSQSALNTNHGAWGILFDVSSALALDDHALLQNSANRWQDWIFKAIDENGVIASAITRSDTSDYHGGPTKGIKGIAYTNFALLALTISGELLFENGYDLWGSGAGKRLSVAYNKAATWILNPETFPYFQPNLIGVHNNAYFIILAKHYSSPSANELLKQGDLHEDGFRLKLRSP, via the coding sequence ATGAAAAGATTTGTTTTGTTTTTATCGTTCATGTTTGTTTGCGTTTGCGTTCAAGCTTACGCCGAGCAAGATTACTTTTTTAGGGATTTTAAATCTAGAGATTTGCCCCAAAAACTCCATCTTGATAAAAAGCTCTCCCAAACAATACAGCCATGCGCACAACTTAACGCATCAAAACACTACACTTTTACTGGGGTTAGAGAGCCTGATGTCTGCACAAAGAGCTTTAAAAAATCCGCTCTCATGTCTTATGACTTAGCGCTAGGCTATTGGGTGAGCAAAAACAAACCATACGGCTTAAAAGCTATAGAAATTTTAAACGCTTGGGCTAAAGAGCTTCAAAGCGTAGACACTTATCAGAGCGAGGATAATATCAATTTTTACATGCCTTATATGAACATGGCTTATTGGTTTGTCAAAAAGGCGTTTCCTAGCCCAGAATACGAAGATTTCATTAAGCGGATGCGTCAGTATTCTCAATCAGCTCTTAACACTAACCATGGGGCGTGGGGCATTCTTTTTGATGTGAGTTCTGCGCTAGCGCTAGATGATCATGCCCTTTTGCAAAACAGCGCTAATCGGTGGCAGGATTGGATATTTAAAGCCATAGATGAGAATGGGGTTATTGCTAGCGCGATCACTAGGAGCGATACGAGCGATTATCATGGCGGCCCTACAAAGGGCATTAAGGGGATAGCTTATACCAATTTCGCGCTTCTTGCGCTAACCATATCAGGCGAATTGCTTTTTGAGAACGGGTATGATTTGTGGGGTAGTGGAGCCGGAAAAAGGCTCTCTGTAGCGTATAACAAAGCCGCAACATGGATTTTAAACCCTGAAACTTTCCCTTATTTCCAGCCTAACCTTATCGGGGTGCATAACAACGCCTATTTCATTATTTTAGCCAAGCATTATTCTAGCCCTAGTGCAAATGAGCTTTTAAAGCAAGGCGATTTGCATGAAGATGGCTTTAGGCTGAAACTCCGATCGCCATGA
- a CDS encoding YceI family protein translates to MKKMVLVSVLLAGFLQAVNLDLSSAKLTWTAFKTKAKTPVNGSFESITYKLGKSQDSLKTLLEGATASMDSLKVNLGDDTKNKNVKEAFFALFKNTNIKVTFRNVIEGDHAGSLTAYVRMNEKLVKVPMQYTIAEDKLVVKGVLDLLNFGLKNELASLAKRCESFHEGLTWSQVEIQFESMIKG, encoded by the coding sequence ATGAAAAAAATGGTTTTGGTATCGGTTTTACTAGCAGGGTTTTTGCAAGCGGTGAATTTAGATTTATCTTCGGCTAAGCTAACATGGACAGCCTTTAAAACTAAGGCTAAAACACCAGTAAATGGGAGCTTTGAAAGCATCACCTATAAATTGGGTAAATCTCAAGATAGTTTAAAAACCCTTTTAGAAGGGGCAACTGCGAGCATGGATAGCTTGAAAGTCAATTTAGGCGATGACACTAAAAACAAAAATGTTAAAGAAGCTTTTTTCGCTCTTTTTAAAAACACTAACATCAAAGTAACTTTTAGAAATGTGATAGAAGGCGATCATGCAGGTTCTCTTACGGCTTATGTGAGGATGAATGAAAAGCTGGTGAAAGTGCCTATGCAATACACGATTGCTGAGGATAAGCTCGTGGTTAAAGGGGTTTTGGATTTATTGAATTTTGGCTTGAAAAACGAATTAGCGAGCTTGGCCAAACGATGCGAGAGCTTTCATGAGGGCTTGACTTGGTCACAAGTGGAAATCCAATTTGAAAGCATGATCAAGGGATAA
- the hemL gene encoding glutamate-1-semialdehyde 2,1-aminomutase, which produces MELLHSINDFNEAKQVIAGGVNSPVRAFKSVKGTPPFILKGKGAYLYDVDNNHYIDFVQSWGPLIFGHADEEIEENIINALKKGTSFGAPTELETTLAKEIISCYEGLDKVRLVNSGTEATMSAIRLARAYSQKDDLIKFEGCYHGHSDSLLVKAGSGCATFGSPSSLGVPNDFSKHTLVARYNDLNSTEECFKKGNVGCVIIEPIAGNMGLVPAQKEFLIGLKALCEKYQAVLILDEVMSGFRASLSGSQEFYGVVPDLVTFGKVIGAGLPLACFGGRAEIMDLLSPIGGVYQAGTLSGNPLAVCAGLSALYKIKRDKTLYTRLNALAVRLTQGLKKSAQSYNIALETLNRGSMFGFFFNENAVRNFDDALKSDTEMFAKFHQKMLFKGVYLACSSFETGFICEPMTEEMIDLAIAKADESFDEIIKGV; this is translated from the coding sequence ATGGAGTTGTTGCACAGCATTAATGATTTTAATGAAGCTAAGCAGGTGATCGCTGGGGGGGTCAATTCACCTGTGAGGGCGTTTAAGAGCGTTAAAGGCACTCCCCCCTTTATTTTAAAGGGTAAGGGGGCGTATCTTTATGATGTGGATAACAACCATTATATAGATTTTGTGCAAAGCTGGGGGCCTTTGATTTTTGGGCATGCTGATGAAGAGATTGAAGAAAATATTATTAATGCATTAAAAAAAGGCACTTCTTTTGGCGCTCCCACAGAATTAGAAACCACTTTAGCTAAGGAAATCATTTCTTGTTATGAAGGCTTAGATAAGGTGCGTTTAGTGAATAGCGGCACAGAAGCGACCATGAGTGCGATACGACTCGCTAGAGCTTATAGCCAAAAAGACGATTTGATCAAGTTTGAAGGGTGCTATCATGGGCATAGCGACTCTTTATTAGTGAAAGCGGGTAGCGGGTGCGCAACTTTTGGATCTCCTTCTTCTTTAGGCGTGCCGAACGATTTTAGCAAACACACTCTAGTGGCCCGTTATAACGATTTAAACTCCACAGAAGAATGCTTTAAAAAAGGCAATGTGGGTTGCGTCATCATTGAACCCATTGCCGGGAATATGGGGTTAGTGCCGGCTCAAAAAGAGTTTTTAATAGGGTTAAAGGCTTTGTGTGAAAAATACCAAGCGGTGCTGATTTTAGATGAAGTGATGAGCGGGTTTAGAGCGAGTTTGAGCGGTTCGCAAGAATTTTATGGCGTGGTGCCGGATTTGGTAACCTTTGGTAAGGTGATAGGTGCGGGGCTTCCTTTGGCGTGTTTTGGGGGGCGTGCGGAAATTATGGACTTGCTTTCGCCCATTGGAGGCGTGTATCAAGCAGGCACTTTAAGCGGTAACCCCCTAGCGGTGTGCGCAGGGTTGAGTGCACTTTATAAAATCAAAAGAGACAAAACCCTTTATACCCGCTTGAACGCTTTAGCCGTTCGTTTGACTCAAGGTTTAAAAAAGAGCGCTCAAAGCTATAACATCGCTTTAGAAACGCTCAATAGAGGGAGCATGTTTGGCTTTTTCTTTAACGAAAATGCGGTGCGTAATTTTGATGACGCTTTAAAAAGCGACACGGAGATGTTTGCGAAATTCCACCAAAAAATGCTCTTTAAGGGCGTGTATTTGGCATGTTCAAGCTTTGAAACCGGCTTTATTTGCGAGCCTATGACTGAAGAGATGATTGATTTAGCGATCGCAAAGGCTGATGAAAGTTTTGATGAAATCATAAAAGGTGTGTGA
- a CDS encoding AtpZ/AtpI family protein produces the protein MKKPKYYKFIEGANYLSLGLSMVVAILMGVAIGYGLKKLTHISWLFWLGVIWGVLASFLNVYKAYKNMQKDYEELAKDPKYTQNKTK, from the coding sequence TTGAAAAAGCCAAAGTATTATAAATTCATAGAGGGGGCGAATTATTTGAGCTTGGGGCTTTCTATGGTGGTAGCGATCCTTATGGGCGTGGCTATAGGCTATGGGCTTAAAAAGCTCACTCACATTTCGTGGCTTTTTTGGCTTGGGGTTATTTGGGGCGTGTTAGCGAGCTTTCTTAATGTCTATAAGGCTTATAAAAACATGCAAAAAGACTATGAAGAACTGGCCAAAGACCCCAAATACACACAAAATAAAACAAAATAA
- a CDS encoding carbon-nitrogen hydrolase family protein, whose product MKTKNPAKRILKTAVIQMQSKPYALNENLQLALNLAKEAHDKGANLIVLPELFDSGYCVNDKDAEFGIDFKAIEHGKLKNESLSALSDFAKSNKVHLVACSIEKTNQKLYDSAYIIPPKGKIVGKHRKIYLWGDEKSRFKRGKKYEVFTLDFGDFSAKVGLQICYEIGFGVGANLLALQGAEILIYPSAFGKARAYNWDLLSRARALENSCFVCACNHSGEETNAQLKQTLEFAGDSRIIAPNGKIIVQATKLNEVIIAEMDLNEVALQRQKIPYLQDFDTKLTKRGFGKLT is encoded by the coding sequence TTGAAAACAAAAAATCCCGCCAAAAGAATCCTGAAAACCGCCGTGATTCAAATGCAATCTAAACCCTACGCCTTAAATGAAAACTTGCAATTAGCGCTCAATCTGGCCAAAGAAGCCCACGACAAAGGTGCGAATCTCATTGTTTTACCGGAATTGTTTGATAGCGGTTATTGCGTGAATGATAAAGACGCAGAGTTTGGGATAGATTTTAAAGCGATAGAGCATGGAAAGCTAAAAAACGAATCGTTGAGCGCGTTAAGCGATTTTGCAAAATCTAATAAAGTGCATCTAGTGGCATGCAGCATTGAAAAAACCAATCAAAAACTTTACGACAGTGCTTATATCATTCCACCAAAAGGAAAAATCGTTGGAAAACACCGCAAGATTTATTTGTGGGGCGATGAAAAATCACGCTTCAAAAGGGGCAAAAAATACGAGGTTTTTACGCTGGATTTTGGGGATTTTAGCGCGAAAGTGGGTTTGCAAATTTGCTATGAAATCGGCTTTGGCGTGGGTGCGAATCTGTTAGCGTTACAAGGGGCTGAGATTTTAATCTATCCTAGTGCGTTTGGCAAAGCTAGGGCTTATAATTGGGATTTATTGAGCAGGGCTAGAGCGTTAGAAAATAGCTGTTTTGTGTGTGCATGCAATCATAGTGGGGAAGAAACTAACGCTCAATTAAAACAAACGCTAGAGTTTGCCGGCGATTCAAGAATCATCGCGCCCAATGGGAAAATCATCGTGCAAGCCACTAAACTCAATGAGGTCATTATCGCTGAAATGGATTTGAACGAAGTGGCACTGCAACGCCAAAAAATCCCCTATTTACAAGATTTTGACACCAAACTCACCAAAAGGGGGTTTGGAAAACTCACTTAA
- a CDS encoding polysaccharide deacetylase family protein: protein MAKEILVAYGVDIDAVAGWLGSYGGEDSPDDISRGLFAGEVGIPRLLKLFKKYHLPATWFAPGHSIETFPEQMKMIVDAGHEVGAHGYSHENPIAMTAKQEEDVLLKSVELIKDLTGKAPTGYVAPWWEFSNITNELLLKHGFKYDHSLMHNDFTPYYVRVGDSWSKIDYSLEAKDWMKPLIRGVETDLVEIPANWYLDDLPPMMFIKKSPNSFGFVSPHDIGQMWIDQFDWVYREMDYAVFSMTIHPDVSARPQVLLMHEKIIEHINKHEGVRWVTFNEIADDFLKRNPRKK, encoded by the coding sequence ATGGCAAAAGAAATTTTAGTGGCTTATGGTGTGGATATTGATGCGGTGGCTGGTTGGTTAGGGAGCTATGGTGGGGAGGATTCGCCTGATGATATTTCGCGTGGGCTTTTTGCGGGTGAAGTGGGGATCCCACGGCTTTTGAAATTGTTTAAAAAATACCATCTCCCTGCGACTTGGTTTGCGCCGGGGCATTCTATTGAAACTTTTCCAGAGCAAATGAAAATGATCGTGGATGCAGGGCATGAAGTGGGCGCACATGGGTATTCGCATGAAAACCCTATCGCTATGACGGCCAAGCAAGAAGAAGATGTTTTGTTAAAAAGCGTTGAATTGATTAAAGATCTCACCGGCAAAGCCCCCACAGGCTATGTGGCGCCGTGGTGGGAGTTTTCTAATATCACTAATGAATTGCTTTTAAAACACGGCTTCAAATACGACCACTCGCTCATGCATAATGATTTCACGCCCTATTATGTGCGCGTGGGGGATAGTTGGAGCAAGATTGATTATAGTTTGGAAGCCAAGGATTGGATGAAGCCTTTAATCCGTGGGGTGGAAACCGATCTGGTGGAAATCCCTGCGAACTGGTATTTGGACGATTTACCGCCGATGATGTTTATCAAAAAATCCCCCAATAGTTTTGGTTTTGTAAGCCCGCACGATATAGGGCAAATGTGGATCGATCAATTTGATTGGGTTTATCGTGAGATGGATTATGCGGTGTTTAGCATGACAATCCACCCTGATGTGAGCGCCCGTCCGCAAGTGTTGCTCATGCATGAAAAAATCATTGAGCATATCAACAAGCACGAGGGCGTGCGTTGGGTAACATTCAATGAAATCGCTGATGATTTCTTAAAACGAAACCCCAGAAAAAAATAG
- a CDS encoding CobW family GTP-binding protein, with protein sequence MPKIPITLITGFLGSGKTSFLSEYLNQIDHQGVALIINEIGQAALDQRILSVQYCGEKMLYLNAGCVCCNKRLDLVESLKTTLNNYEWRGEILRRIIIETTGLANPAPILWTILSDVFLGVHFEIQSVVACVDVLNAKTHLTNNEAKEQIVFADSVLLTKTDLQNDSRALTKLKERIQFLNPSAEIFDKRAIDYESLFSRKNRAHRVILPTKDSHSQGFETLSINFEGVMEWSAFGIWLSLLLHQYGTQILRIKGIIDIGSNLLVSINGVMHVIYPPKHILKDQNGSNLVFIMRHLEREKVLNSLKGFKDFLGIKGFETP encoded by the coding sequence ATGCCCAAAATCCCTATCACGCTCATCACCGGTTTTTTAGGTAGCGGTAAAACGAGTTTTTTAAGCGAATATTTAAACCAAATAGATCACCAAGGCGTCGCTCTTATCATCAATGAAATCGGTCAAGCCGCTTTGGATCAGCGCATCTTAAGCGTTCAATATTGCGGTGAAAAAATGCTCTATCTTAACGCAGGGTGCGTGTGTTGCAACAAACGCTTAGATTTAGTGGAGTCTCTAAAAACCACGCTCAACAACTATGAATGGCGTGGCGAAATTCTAAGGCGCATCATCATTGAAACCACCGGTTTAGCCAACCCAGCACCGATTTTATGGACGATTTTGAGCGATGTTTTTTTAGGGGTGCATTTTGAAATTCAAAGCGTGGTGGCTTGCGTGGATGTTTTGAACGCTAAAACGCATTTAACAAACAACGAAGCTAAAGAGCAAATTGTTTTTGCTGATAGCGTTTTATTGACCAAAACGGATTTACAAAACGACAGCAGGGCTTTAACAAAACTAAAAGAACGAATACAATTCCTTAACCCTAGTGCGGAAATTTTTGACAAGAGGGCGATAGACTATGAGAGCCTCTTTTCACGCAAAAATAGAGCGCATCGTGTGATTTTGCCAACAAAAGATTCGCACTCGCAAGGTTTTGAAACTTTAAGCATTAATTTTGAAGGGGTGATGGAATGGAGCGCGTTTGGGATTTGGCTGAGTTTGTTATTGCATCAATACGGCACACAGATTTTACGCATCAAGGGGATTATTGACATTGGAAGCAATCTTTTAGTGAGTATTAACGGCGTGATGCATGTCATTTACCCGCCTAAACATATTTTAAAGGATCAAAACGGCTCTAACCTCGTTTTTATCATGCGCCATTTAGAGCGTGAAAAAGTCTTAAATTCCTTAAAGGGTTTTAAGGATTTTCTCGGCATCAAGGGTTTTGAAACCCCATAA